The genomic interval CGATGGCCCTGGAACATCGTTGGTTCAAGCACTGGAGCCACTTGGCCCGCCCTTGCGTTCGGGGATCATGAGTGAGGCCGCGATGGAGATCGCCAAGACCAGCAAGATCACGCCAAGCGACAGATCGGTGCGGATGTCGACGAAACCGGTGGTCAGCATCTTCAGGCCGACGAAAGCGAGGATGAAGCCGAGCCCGATCTTGAGGTAACGGAAGTGGTCGATCACCCCGGCCAGGAGGAAGTAGAACGCCCGAAGACCGAGGATGGCGAAGACGTTGGAGCTATATACCAGGAAGGGGTCGCGAGTCACGCCGAAGATGGCCGGGATGGAATCCACGGCAAAGACGACGTCGCTGGTTTCCACGATGATCAGGACCAGGAGGAGCGGAGTGAACATCAGCTTCCCGTCGACCCGGGTCAGGAAGCGGTGTCCGGCAAGCTTCGGTGAGAAGGGCAGGAACTTCTGAACCAGCCTGGCTATGGGGTTGCCCTCGATGTCCATGGTCTCATTACCTTTTTGGAGGGCGATCTTGTAGCCCGAATAGAGCAGGAAGGCGCCGAAGACATAGATGGTCCAGTGGAAAGCGTTGATCAAGCTGATCCCGGCGACGATCATCACCGCCCGCAGGACCAGGGCCCCCAAGATCCCCCAAAAGAGCACTCGGTGCTGATACCTGGAGGGGATGGCGAAATAAGAGAAGATGAGGACAAAGACGAAGATATTGTCAAAACTCAGCGAGCGTTCGATGATGTAGCCCGCCAGGAATTGCAGGGCCGCCTCTCGGCCGGCCCAGAAGTACAGGACCACGTTGAAGAGAAGGGCGACGATGATCCAGACGATGCTCCAGATGGTCGCCTCTTTGATCGAGATCGCGTGGACCTTCCGGTTGAAGACACCGAGGTCCAGCGCGAGGAGGGCCAGAATCAGCGCCGTGAATCCGGTCCAAACCCAGATACCAGCCTGCATAGGTTAACAGCACCCCCGGAACTAGGATGTCCGCATATGAAATGGGACACAGCAAAACCTGGTTCGCTCTGAACCAAGGTCTCGCCGTGTCCCCAAAAAAGAAGGTGACAAACGCAACCGGGGGAAGCCCTAGCCAGGCTAACCCGTATTGACCGATCGCGCTACCTGATCCCTCAGGCTGGCTACTCCCCTTGCGAGGTATTCATCTACGTAAGACAATACGCGCCCACAGCGAGGATGTCAAGGGTCTTTTGGGGTTGTGAACCCCTCCGTTTGCTTGGGTTTTTCGCCGAATCCCCGACCTTCACCCTTCGGCAAGACGGTACCGCCGAAATCCGCACCGGCGCGACTGCTTGGAAGGGGATGGGCGGCCCGGTGGCTAATCTGTTGTATTGCCTTTCGGCCGGGAACCCTAACCGTACGAGCCGCCCCGGAGGTGTCTCTTGAAGGAACTGTTCGTCCGAGCCCGTCTTCGCTTGGTCTCCAAAAGGCTCGTCCCCCAGGACGTGCAGGCCGTCCTCAGGCGTCTCTGGCTCCACCGGCACCAGGCCTTCATCGTCGGCGGCTGCGTCCGCGATATGGTCCTCGGGAAGAGGCCACAGGATTGGGACGTGACCACCGACGCCCTACCCGACGAGGTCGCGCGGTTCTTCGAGCGCACCGTGCCGAGCGGGGTCAAGCACGGCACGGTGACCGTCCTGACCCCCGGGCCGGCTATCGAGGTCACCACCTACCGCGTGGACGCGGGGTACAGCGACTTCCGCCATCCCGACCAGGTCGTCTTCACCAGGAGCCTATGCGAAGACCTGGCCCGCCGGGACTTGACCATCAACGCCATGGCCCTCGGACCCCACGGCGACCTGGTCGACCCCTTCAACGGGCTGCGAGACCTCGAACGCAAGGTCGTCCGGGCCGTGGGCGACCCGGCTCAGCGTTTCCGAGAAGACGCCCTGCGGATGATGCGGGCCGTCCGGTTCTCGGCTCAGCTGGGGATGACCATCGACGGGCCGACCCTCGCCGCGGTCAAAGATCAGGCCGAATTGCTGAAGCATGTCTCGGCCGAGCGCATCCGCGATGAGTTCTCCAAGATCCTGCTGTCGCCGTCTCCTTCCGTGGCCCTGGAGATCCTGCGCCAGACCGGTCTTCTGGCCCTGTTCCTGCCCGAGCTTATCGAAGGAGTGGGCTTCGAGCAGAACGTCCATCACGCCTTCACCGTCTGGGAGCATACCCTGATTGCCGTCGACGCCATCCCGCCCGAGCTCCACCTGCGCCTGACGGCGCTCCTCCATGACGTGGCCAAACCGCGGACCCTCACCATCATCGACGGCGAGCGGCACTTCTACGACCACGAGAACCTGGGGGCGGCGATGGCCCGGGCGATCCTCCGGCGGCTCAGGTACGACAACGAGACGGTGGCCAAAGTCACCCATCTCATCCGCAACCACATGGCCCTACACCTGAGCCCGCAGATGAAGGACTCGGCGGTGCGGCGGCTGGTCGCCCGGGTCGGCCTGGACAACATCCGCGACCTTCTGGAACTCCGCCGGGCCGATCGGATCGGTTCAGGGAAGAAACCGGGGCCGGTCTCCCACGGGACCCTCAGGCTTCTGGCCCGGATCGAGCAGGTCCTCAAGGAAGACACGGCCTTCGGCCTCAAGGACCTGGCCATCGACGGGCACGACGTGATGCAGATCGGCGGCCTGCGACCGGGTCCGCGGGTCGGGCGGATCCTGAAGCGCCTCTTCGAGGAGGTCCTTGAAGACCCGCAGATGAACACGAGAGCAACCCTCGAGGCCAGGGTCAAGGAAATGGTCAGATCGGGGGAACCAATCCCTACCGACGAGGACGAGTCCCCCTCGGACGATGAATCAACCTAAGGTATCCTGGGGCCACCTGCGAGGGTGGCCTTGACGTCCGGGTGAGGGGCGGGTTATCCAAGGAGGCGACGCCCATGCTGTCAGGTCGAGAACTGGCCCGTGTCTTCGAACATTTTTCGCCCTTCGAGATTGATGGAAGCCTCAAGCCGCAAGGAGAGCGGGTGACCATCCTGGCCGCCAACGCGAACCTCCCCCTGGAGATCCAGGCGAGGGCTTTCGCCATGGCTGCCGCCGAAGGGGATAGCTCTCCGCTCATCGTCCAGTTGAGCCATAACGCCCTGAGCCTGATCGGCGGCGACCCGGAAGCCTTCCCGGCCCCCCCCGGGGTCCAACGCGACGACCGGGTCCGCCCGGTCATCGACGGGGCCGTCCTCGGGAACTGGCTGATCGAGGAGTTCGCCGCCCACTACGGGGCCGAGTGGGTGGCCGTCTCCCTGGACCACTTCAAGCTGCCGGCCTACGTGCCACCCGGGCAGGTCGCCGACCCGGGGTCCGGCTTGGCCTTCGGCGAAGAACTGGCCGCGCTCGACGTCGAGCTGGCCGAGAGGCGGGTCGTTCATGCCCTCGCCGCGGTCGAGCCGGTCCACCTCGGGGAAGTCGACCGGACCGAGGAGACTCTGCGGTCCTACGTGACCTACCTTTGCAGCGCCCGCTATCGCCAGTTCAAGCAGGACTTCATGGCCGTCATCGGGACCATCTCCCCGGCTTGGGCGATGATCGACACCGAGAAGCTACCGCCGGTCCTCGACTTCGCCGTCACCCGGGACGTCATTGACGGTGTCCGGGACGAGCTCGGTAACGACGACGTGGTCATCGAGGCCGAGTATGGAGCGACGGGCACCCGGGGCCAGGCCATCCAGTACACGCCGACCCGCGGTGCCGACTTGGAGAGTCTGGCCCGGCAGGTGGCGGCGTTCATCGCCTACACCGGGGCCGAGGCGATCGCCTACCCCATCGGGATGGAGCACGCCGCCAGGAGCGGCGAGGCTCACGAGCCCGACGTCGAACGGCTTTCCGCCGTCCAACGGGAGATCCTGACCTGGACCGGACGTTACGTGCCCTTCGTCCAGCACGGGGGGACCGGGGCGGCCACCGTCGTCCGCGGCTTGGTCGGCAAGGACAACGTCAACACCCATTTCTTGGTCGCCGGGGCCAATGCCCTCGCCGATTGGGTCCTCCGATACCAGACCGACATTCGGGCCGGCGATAAGAAGGCCGCCGGGACCGGCTTTTTCACCCGGATGACGGCGGCGGTCTTCGAGGCGACGGTGGACAAACTGAAGGAGTGCGGCAGCTACCAGACCGGACCAGAGATCGAAGAACTCCTCGACGACTAGGGGGGACCAAGCTTGGACGACGCCCGTCTGCCGGCGCTCAAAGCGGCCGCGACCAAAGCAGTCGAGGCGATGGCGGCTGGGGCGAGTTCTACGTCCGGGCGGCCACCCGAGACTACCTCGATCAAGTCGTCGCCCGGGTCAAGGACTGCGCCGCCGGAGGGGCCCTGGCCGCCGGGGCCAAGCTCGAGGTGGAGGAGGGAGTCGGTTACGATGACCTGCGGCCCAACCGGCCATTGATGCGGGCCGGCCTGGATAACCTGCGACAACTCGGGGTCGAGCCGGAGGACACGTTCGGCCAACGGCTGAGCGCCTCGACGGACGTCGGTAACGTCAGCCACGCCTGCCCCACCGCGGCTCCAGGCATTTTCATCGCCCCAAGCTCCGTCCCCGGTCACAGCCGGGAGTTCGCGGCGGCCGCCGCCTCTGAGGCCGGGCACCGCGGGCTCCTCTTGGCCGCTAAGATGTTGGCCATGACGGCGCTCGACGTGATCATGCGGCCGAGCCTGGCCTGGGAAATGGAAGCGGACTTCGCGGCGGAAGGGCCCCCGGGGACACTCTAGACCACAGTCAGGAGCGAAGCAATGGGAACTGAGATCTTTGAAGGACGGCGCCGGCGCCTGGCCGGCATGGCCGACCGGTCGGGGCTGGACGGAGTCGTCGTCGTCCCCGGGGCCAACCTGTACTACCTGACCGGGCTGACGATGAAGAGCAGCGAACGGACGGCGATGGCGTTCATCCCTGTCGGGAGGCCGCTGGTGGTGGTCACCCCTCTCCTCGAGGAGGAGAAGGTACGCCGCGAGACCGGGGCCGGCGAAGTCTACGCCTATGCCGACGAGGATGGTCCGGCCGGGGCGGTCCGCTCGGCCCTGGCTTCGGCCTTCCCGGCCGCCAGGGCGGGGCGAGTGTGTCGGCTCGGCCTGGAGCATCGGACCATGCGACTCTTCGAGTTCCGACTGCTGCAAGAGGCCATCCCCGGTTTGGAAGCCGAGGACGCCGGAAGGCTCACGACTCAACTGCGGGTCCGTAAGGACCCCGGCGAGATCGAGTTGATCGAGAAGGCCGTGGCCGTCGTCGAAGAGGCCACTCGGGCTGGGGCCGAAGCCGCTCGGGCCGGGGTCACCGAGGCGGCCGTCGCCCGGGCCATCGAGGCGGCCATCCGCCGGGACGAGACGGCCACCGGAGGATGCATGGTCGCCTCCGGCCCGCGAAGCGCCATGCCCCACGCGCTGACCGGTGACCGGGTCATCGGCGAGGGCGAGACCGTCTGGGCTGACATCGTCGTGGAACGCCAGGGGTATCTGGCCGACATCACCCGGACCCACGTCGTCGGCACCCTCGATGGTGAACTCGACCGGGCTTACGAAGTGGTCCTCGCCGCCCAGCAACTGGCCAGGGAAGGGATCCGACCGGGGATGACCGGCGCCGACGTCGACGCCCTGGCGCGGGACTACATCGCCCAAAGTGGCTTTGGGGAATACTTCACTCATCGGACGGGACACGGGCTGGGTCTCGAGGTCCACGAAGAACCCTACATCGTCCGCGGCAACCGCGAGCCTCTCAAACCGGGCATGGTCTTCACCGTCGAGCCCGGAATCTACCTGCCGGGCAAGGGCGGGGTCAGGGTCGAGGACGACCTCCTCCTCACCGAGGAAGGCGGGCGCAGCCTGACCACTTATCCACGCGACCTGCGGCCGAGCCGTCGGCCACCGCGGTCATGACGCGATCGCCCGGTTTGGCGGACTTGTGCCCGTCCGGATGGGAGGCCGAGACATGGATCTGAAGCTCGCCCCGGCGGGCGATTTTCTTGTGACCCGCCCGGCTGAGGGGGTCAGTTTTTACGGGCTCAAGGTGGACAAGTTCAAGACGGTCAACGTTAGCCTGTTCATCCACCGGCCCTTGACCAAAGAGACGGTCACGGCCACGGCCCTGGCTGCCCAGCTGCTCAAGCGCGGGACGGCCGGCTTTCCGTCAACCAGGGCCCTGACCATCCGGACCGAGGAGCTTTTCGGCGCCGACATCGGGGCCTTTGTCTCCAAGTACGGGGAAAGCCAATCGATCGGCATCTCCCTGGACGTCGTCGACCGGCGCTACGTGCCCGGCGGGGGTGACGTCCTGGCTGATGGCTTGGACCTACTGTTCGAGATGCTGGTCCGGCCGGCTACCGAGAATGGCGGCTTCGTCCCGTCCTATTTCCAGCAAGAGCGGGACAACCTCCGCCGGCGGATCGACGGGCTGATCAACGACAAGCAGCGGTACGCCCGTTTCCGCTGTCTTCAGGAGATGTGCCCCGACGAAGGTTACGGGCTCCTGGAATTGGGCCGCCCGGAGGACCTGCCCGCCCTCGACCCAGTCGGCGTCTACACCCGATACCAGAGAATGGTGGCCGAGATGCCCATCGATATTCTGGCCGTCGGCGGCGTCGAGCCCTCCGAGATGGCCCGCCAGGTGGCCGAGCGGCTGCCGGGGGGGACCGGTGGCCGCCTCCCGATTCAGGCCACCGGGGCCAAGCCGCCTCCCCAGAAGGCCAGAGAGGTCATCGAGGAGCAGGACATCAAGCAGGGGAAGCTGGTCATGGGTTACCGGACCGGGATCACTCAGGCCGACCCCGACTTTCCCGCTCTCCTCGGCTACAACGGCGTCCTTGGCGGGTTCGTCCACTCAAAGCTGTTCCAGAACGTCCGCGAGCGGGCGGGCCTGGCCTACTATGCCCATTCGATGGTCAACGGGGCCAAGGGCTTCGTCGTCATCGAGTCAGGCATTGAGCCGAAGGACTTCGACCGGGCCAGGGAGATCATCGACGCCCAATTGGCCGAGATTAGGCGCGGCGAGATCAGCGACTACGAGCTCGAATCGACCAGGAAGGCCTTGCAGAACGTCATCCGCCAGGGGCAAGACAACCCGTCCGACATGATCGCCGTGCAGCTCGCCGAGGTCAGGTCGGGACGTTTCATGACCTCCGCCGAACGGCTCAGGCGGACCGAGGCGGTCGGCAAGAAAGACATCATCCGGATCGCCGAGCGGGTCGTCCCGGACACGGTCTACTTCCTCCGCGGACGGGAAGGGGGCGGCCAGGCATGAACCTTCAACGATGCGAATATCCGGCCCTGGGGGAGACGGTCTACGCGGCCACCACCGGTGACGGGTTGCGGGTTTACGTCATGCCCAAGCCGGGCTACCACAAGAAGTATGCCACCTACGCCACCCACTACGGATCGGTCGACAGCCACTTCCGGGCCTCCGGGGCGGCCGAAGCCACCCGGGTCCCCGACGGGATCGCCCACTTCCTCGAGCACAAGTTGTTCGAGAAGCCGGAAGGTAACGTCTTCGATCGCTTCGCCGAACTTGGCGCGATGACCAACGCCTTCACCACCTACACATCGACGAGCTATCTCTGCTCGACCACGGAGAAGTTCCCGGAGTGCCTGGATCTCTTGGTCAACTTCGTCCGGCGGCCCTATTTCACCGATGAAAGCGTGGCCAAAGAGAAGGGGATCATCGGCCAGGAGATCCGGATGTACGAAGACAGCCCGCAGTGGAGGGTCCGCGACAACCTCCTGACCGCTCTTTACCAACGCCACCCCGTCCGGATCAACATTGCCGGGACGGTCGAATCCATCGAGGGGATCACCAAGGACCTCCTTTACCAGTGCTATGGCACCTTCTACCGGCCCGACAACATGATCCTCTTCATCACCGGGGACGTCGACCCGGCCTGGGCCATCGACCATGTGGTCGGCCGGGCGACGGTCGACCGGCCGGCCGGCCCCGGCGGGTCGGCCCCGGAGGGCGGCATCGAGCGCCTCTTCCCCGACGAGCCGCCCTCGGTCAATCAGCACCTGATTGAGGAGGGCATGGCCGTGGCCGTCCCCCTCATCCTGGTCGGGTTCAAGGACCGGGATATCGGCTACGACGGGCCGCGCCTCCTGGAGAAGA from Bacillota bacterium carries:
- a CDS encoding TerC family protein — its product is MQAGIWVWTGFTALILALLALDLGVFNRKVHAISIKEATIWSIVWIIVALLFNVVLYFWAGREAALQFLAGYIIERSLSFDNIFVFVLIFSYFAIPSRYQHRVLFWGILGALVLRAVMIVAGISLINAFHWTIYVFGAFLLYSGYKIALQKGNETMDIEGNPIARLVQKFLPFSPKLAGHRFLTRVDGKLMFTPLLLVLIIVETSDVVFAVDSIPAIFGVTRDPFLVYSSNVFAILGLRAFYFLLAGVIDHFRYLKIGLGFILAFVGLKMLTTGFVDIRTDLSLGVILLVLAISIAASLMIPERKGGPSGSSA
- a CDS encoding HDIG domain-containing protein, producing the protein MKELFVRARLRLVSKRLVPQDVQAVLRRLWLHRHQAFIVGGCVRDMVLGKRPQDWDVTTDALPDEVARFFERTVPSGVKHGTVTVLTPGPAIEVTTYRVDAGYSDFRHPDQVVFTRSLCEDLARRDLTINAMALGPHGDLVDPFNGLRDLERKVVRAVGDPAQRFREDALRMMRAVRFSAQLGMTIDGPTLAAVKDQAELLKHVSAERIRDEFSKILLSPSPSVALEILRQTGLLALFLPELIEGVGFEQNVHHAFTVWEHTLIAVDAIPPELHLRLTALLHDVAKPRTLTIIDGERHFYDHENLGAAMARAILRRLRYDNETVAKVTHLIRNHMALHLSPQMKDSAVRRLVARVGLDNIRDLLELRRADRIGSGKKPGPVSHGTLRLLARIEQVLKEDTAFGLKDLAIDGHDVMQIGGLRPGPRVGRILKRLFEEVLEDPQMNTRATLEARVKEMVRSGEPIPTDEDESPSDDEST
- a CDS encoding class II fructose-bisphosphate aldolase → MLSGRELARVFEHFSPFEIDGSLKPQGERVTILAANANLPLEIQARAFAMAAAEGDSSPLIVQLSHNALSLIGGDPEAFPAPPGVQRDDRVRPVIDGAVLGNWLIEEFAAHYGAEWVAVSLDHFKLPAYVPPGQVADPGSGLAFGEELAALDVELAERRVVHALAAVEPVHLGEVDRTEETLRSYVTYLCSARYRQFKQDFMAVIGTISPAWAMIDTEKLPPVLDFAVTRDVIDGVRDELGNDDVVIEAEYGATGTRGQAIQYTPTRGADLESLARQVAAFIAYTGAEAIAYPIGMEHAARSGEAHEPDVERLSAVQREILTWTGRYVPFVQHGGTGAATVVRGLVGKDNVNTHFLVAGANALADWVLRYQTDIRAGDKKAAGTGFFTRMTAAVFEATVDKLKECGSYQTGPEIEELLDD
- a CDS encoding Xaa-Pro peptidase family protein, with the translated sequence MGTEIFEGRRRRLAGMADRSGLDGVVVVPGANLYYLTGLTMKSSERTAMAFIPVGRPLVVVTPLLEEEKVRRETGAGEVYAYADEDGPAGAVRSALASAFPAARAGRVCRLGLEHRTMRLFEFRLLQEAIPGLEAEDAGRLTTQLRVRKDPGEIELIEKAVAVVEEATRAGAEAARAGVTEAAVARAIEAAIRRDETATGGCMVASGPRSAMPHALTGDRVIGEGETVWADIVVERQGYLADITRTHVVGTLDGELDRAYEVVLAAQQLAREGIRPGMTGADVDALARDYIAQSGFGEYFTHRTGHGLGLEVHEEPYIVRGNREPLKPGMVFTVEPGIYLPGKGGVRVEDDLLLTEEGGRSLTTYPRDLRPSRRPPRS
- a CDS encoding pitrilysin family protein, yielding MDLKLAPAGDFLVTRPAEGVSFYGLKVDKFKTVNVSLFIHRPLTKETVTATALAAQLLKRGTAGFPSTRALTIRTEELFGADIGAFVSKYGESQSIGISLDVVDRRYVPGGGDVLADGLDLLFEMLVRPATENGGFVPSYFQQERDNLRRRIDGLINDKQRYARFRCLQEMCPDEGYGLLELGRPEDLPALDPVGVYTRYQRMVAEMPIDILAVGGVEPSEMARQVAERLPGGTGGRLPIQATGAKPPPQKAREVIEEQDIKQGKLVMGYRTGITQADPDFPALLGYNGVLGGFVHSKLFQNVRERAGLAYYAHSMVNGAKGFVVIESGIEPKDFDRAREIIDAQLAEIRRGEISDYELESTRKALQNVIRQGQDNPSDMIAVQLAEVRSGRFMTSAERLRRTEAVGKKDIIRIAERVVPDTVYFLRGREGGGQA
- a CDS encoding pitrilysin family protein encodes the protein MNLQRCEYPALGETVYAATTGDGLRVYVMPKPGYHKKYATYATHYGSVDSHFRASGAAEATRVPDGIAHFLEHKLFEKPEGNVFDRFAELGAMTNAFTTYTSTSYLCSTTEKFPECLDLLVNFVRRPYFTDESVAKEKGIIGQEIRMYEDSPQWRVRDNLLTALYQRHPVRINIAGTVESIEGITKDLLYQCYGTFYRPDNMILFITGDVDPAWAIDHVVGRATVDRPAGPGGSAPEGGIERLFPDEPPSVNQHLIEEGMAVAVPLILVGFKDRDIGYDGPRLLEKTVYLETVLDGLLGRSSAIYESLYQDGLIDERFSFGYEGERDYGYVVVGGESPDPDRLRDRLAEALGRARTDGIDPATFERTRRKLSGGFIAGFNSPEFAAHNFTLFRFKDVDIFDYLTALERVDLDGANRRLREVLDPSAFAVSIIRPKDSPPGRRR